A stretch of Synechococcus sp. WH 8020 DNA encodes these proteins:
- a CDS encoding bifunctional folylpolyglutamate synthase/dihydrofolate synthase has product MDLSLERMQSALADLASPCADVPAVQVVGTNGKGSIACMIHSGLTAAGLRSGLTTSPHLTTWCERICVNQQQIELAQLRQRLKQLQPLAQRHNLTPFEQLISAALVHFDANALDWLVLEAGLGGRLDATTAHPYRPLIAIGSIGMDHCEHLGHSLTAISSEKAAVISPGAHVISAPQHEDVTKVLEARSQEMGATLEWVSPLTDQWELGLSGRLQRRNGAVACAALRRMKALGSSITEGQIRQGLAQARWPGRLQTLHWNHQSVRVDGAHNPDAAQQLALERRCWNQPGHHQVWILGIQAHKQAPEMLRILLKPNDEAWIVPVPGHLSWTADALSKICPTHAHQLRSASSVENVLIRLSKNDADRSRPTPVIAGSLYLIGSLLREGVLQEH; this is encoded by the coding sequence ATGGATCTATCCCTTGAGCGCATGCAGAGCGCGCTTGCTGATCTAGCCAGCCCCTGCGCTGATGTTCCCGCCGTTCAGGTGGTGGGCACCAATGGCAAAGGCTCGATCGCCTGCATGATTCACAGCGGCCTAACCGCAGCAGGTCTTCGCTCTGGACTGACCACCTCTCCCCATCTCACAACTTGGTGTGAACGGATTTGCGTGAACCAGCAGCAGATCGAGCTCGCCCAACTACGCCAACGCTTAAAACAACTCCAACCACTGGCGCAGCGCCACAACCTGACGCCGTTCGAACAGCTGATCAGCGCCGCCCTGGTCCATTTCGATGCCAACGCCCTGGATTGGCTTGTCCTCGAAGCAGGCCTTGGAGGACGGCTGGATGCCACAACGGCCCATCCCTATCGACCTCTCATCGCCATTGGCTCGATCGGCATGGATCACTGCGAGCATCTCGGCCACTCCTTAACCGCCATCAGCAGCGAAAAAGCTGCGGTGATCAGCCCTGGAGCGCATGTGATCAGCGCCCCTCAACACGAGGATGTGACCAAGGTCTTGGAGGCCCGCAGCCAAGAGATGGGTGCAACGCTGGAGTGGGTGTCACCCCTCACAGACCAGTGGGAGCTAGGGCTATCTGGACGCCTACAACGGCGAAACGGAGCCGTAGCCTGTGCTGCGCTGCGACGCATGAAGGCACTTGGCAGCTCGATAACAGAGGGGCAAATCCGACAAGGCCTGGCTCAAGCCCGTTGGCCTGGAAGGCTTCAAACGCTGCACTGGAACCACCAATCTGTACGTGTGGATGGAGCCCACAACCCCGATGCAGCTCAGCAGCTCGCGCTTGAGCGTCGATGCTGGAACCAGCCAGGGCATCACCAGGTCTGGATTCTTGGCATTCAGGCCCATAAACAAGCCCCGGAGATGCTCAGAATTTTGTTGAAACCAAACGATGAAGCCTGGATCGTGCCGGTGCCAGGGCATCTCAGCTGGACAGCTGACGCATTGAGCAAGATCTGCCCAACGCATGCGCATCAACTGAGGAGCGCCTCAAGCGTGGAGAACGTTCTCATCAGGCTGTCCAAGAATGACGCAGACAGATCAAGGCCAACGCCTGTGATTGCAGGCTCCTTGTATTTGATTGGATCCTTGTTGAGAGAGGGAGTGTTGCAAGAGCACTAG
- a CDS encoding FAD-binding oxidoreductase, translating into MVPDALHNELAAIADLNLLTSPADLDRYSRDAYDYSPVLRKQLSQCRADLVVSVASVQAVQAVAAACHRHGVPLTLRGAGTGNYGQCVPLKGGVVLLMDALREVRSIDPVSGVVTVECGCLMRDLDRALAVHGRQLRLFPSTWRSATIGGFISGGSGGIGSVRWGFLRDPGHLLGLEVVTMESSPRLLQLEAGEAEALNHAYGTNGIITALKLSSAARVAWQEVVVDCPDWARAVELAQRCGQAAVELNLCTVLQSAIVERLPSWSGASRGQHRLLLLVAPDGVSTIERLASSLQAQVQVLGPEDNRQGNGLRELSWNHTTLHLRNHDPNWTYLQMLLPQPEQACLDALQQRWGDDFVWHLEAVRQQGTFRLAALPVVYWRGAKALQDLIDDCRAQGAFVFNPHVLTVEGGGLGVIDGDQVAAKHRHDPDGLLNPGKLGGFPA; encoded by the coding sequence ATGGTTCCTGATGCTTTGCACAACGAGCTGGCAGCCATTGCCGATCTCAACTTGCTAACGAGTCCAGCCGATTTGGATCGTTATTCCCGTGATGCCTACGACTACTCACCAGTGCTGCGAAAACAGCTCAGCCAATGCCGCGCTGATCTTGTTGTCAGCGTGGCTTCAGTGCAGGCGGTGCAAGCGGTGGCCGCGGCGTGCCATCGCCATGGCGTGCCGCTGACCTTGCGCGGGGCGGGAACGGGTAATTACGGCCAGTGCGTTCCCTTGAAAGGAGGTGTGGTGCTCTTGATGGATGCCCTGCGCGAGGTGCGTTCCATCGATCCGGTTTCTGGTGTGGTGACTGTGGAATGCGGTTGCTTGATGCGTGACCTGGACCGCGCTTTGGCTGTTCATGGCCGGCAATTAAGGCTGTTTCCAAGTACTTGGCGCAGTGCCACGATCGGTGGCTTTATCAGCGGGGGATCTGGGGGGATCGGTTCGGTGCGTTGGGGATTTTTGCGAGATCCCGGTCACCTCCTTGGCCTGGAGGTGGTGACGATGGAGTCTTCACCTCGGCTGTTGCAACTAGAGGCCGGAGAGGCGGAAGCCTTAAATCATGCCTATGGCACCAATGGCATCATCACGGCGCTCAAGCTCTCCTCGGCGGCGCGGGTGGCGTGGCAGGAGGTGGTGGTGGATTGTCCCGACTGGGCGAGGGCGGTGGAGTTGGCCCAGCGATGTGGTCAAGCTGCGGTTGAGTTGAACCTCTGCACCGTTCTGCAGTCGGCCATCGTGGAGCGCCTTCCGTCTTGGAGTGGGGCCTCACGGGGACAGCACCGGTTGCTGTTGTTGGTGGCTCCCGATGGGGTAAGCACGATTGAACGTCTGGCGAGTTCTTTGCAGGCGCAGGTGCAGGTGCTCGGGCCAGAGGACAACCGTCAGGGCAATGGTTTGAGGGAGTTGAGCTGGAATCACACAACCCTGCATCTGCGCAACCACGATCCCAACTGGACCTATCTGCAGATGCTTCTGCCCCAACCTGAACAGGCCTGCCTGGATGCGCTCCAGCAGCGCTGGGGCGATGATTTCGTGTGGCATCTCGAGGCCGTTCGTCAGCAGGGGACCTTTCGATTGGCGGCTCTGCCAGTGGTCTATTGGAGAGGGGCGAAGGCTCTCCAGGACTTAATCGACGACTGTCGTGCTCAGGGGGCATTTGTGTTTAACCCCCATGTCCTCACTGTTGAGGGAGGCGGCCTGGGTGTGATTGATGGCGATCAGGTGGCAGCGAAGCATCGCCACGATCCTGATGGCTTGCTCAACCCTGGAAAGCTTGGCGGATTTCCAGCGTGA
- a CDS encoding D-alanine--D-alanine ligase family protein, with product MPSSPVHIGVVFGGASGEHAVSIRSAITVINALQEGRNRDHFEVVPLYIDQSGRWWPERIANSVLERKQPLTEDNLPQPLPPAGLRSLPIDHDRVDVWFPVLHGPNGEDGTVQGLFTLMGQPYVGSGVLGSAVGMDKLAMKAAFAAAGLPQVPYVGLNAADLDHPERHNKLVARIEAELGYPCFVKPANMGSSVGISKARHRDQLLAGLQEAARHDTRLVVERGVSARELECAVLGRKQLKASVVGEISFEADWYDYETKYTDGCSQTLIPAPLPEQVSAQIQAIALQACTAVHAYGLARVDVFYDEKSGDIWLNEINTLPGFTSQSMYPMLWEASGVALPDLVAQLVHTARE from the coding sequence ATGCCCTCTTCTCCCGTTCACATTGGCGTGGTGTTCGGAGGAGCATCCGGTGAGCATGCCGTGTCGATTCGCTCGGCCATCACGGTGATCAATGCCCTTCAAGAAGGGCGAAATCGAGATCATTTCGAGGTGGTTCCGCTCTACATCGATCAGTCGGGGCGTTGGTGGCCGGAGCGCATTGCCAACAGCGTGCTCGAACGAAAGCAACCGCTAACTGAGGACAACCTTCCCCAGCCCCTACCTCCCGCAGGCCTTCGCTCCCTGCCCATCGACCACGACCGGGTGGATGTTTGGTTCCCCGTGCTTCATGGCCCTAACGGAGAGGACGGAACAGTTCAAGGGTTATTCACACTGATGGGGCAGCCCTATGTGGGCTCCGGTGTTCTCGGTTCCGCAGTAGGGATGGACAAGCTGGCCATGAAAGCCGCTTTTGCCGCCGCAGGGTTACCTCAGGTTCCCTATGTGGGGCTGAATGCTGCAGATCTCGATCACCCTGAACGCCACAACAAGCTGGTCGCCAGGATCGAAGCGGAATTGGGCTATCCCTGTTTTGTCAAACCGGCCAACATGGGCTCATCGGTTGGAATCAGCAAAGCGCGTCACCGAGACCAACTGCTTGCTGGCCTGCAGGAAGCGGCACGCCATGACACCCGCCTCGTTGTCGAGCGTGGTGTTAGCGCTCGCGAGTTGGAATGTGCCGTACTCGGACGGAAACAGCTGAAGGCCTCCGTTGTAGGCGAAATCAGTTTTGAGGCCGATTGGTACGACTACGAAACCAAATACACCGATGGCTGCAGCCAAACGCTGATTCCAGCTCCACTTCCCGAGCAGGTGAGCGCTCAGATTCAGGCGATTGCCCTGCAAGCCTGCACCGCTGTTCACGCCTATGGCTTGGCACGGGTTGATGTTTTTTACGATGAAAAAAGCGGTGACATCTGGCTCAACGAGATCAACACCCTGCCTGGTTTCACCTCCCAAAGCATGTATCCCATGCTTTGGGAGGCCAGTGGTGTCGCTTTACCCGACCTAGTGGCCCAGCTGGTCCACACGGCGCGAGAATGA
- a CDS encoding amidohydrolase family protein gives MIPRFGDGTLSAWIPRGLVELDDERVGTPAPITRADGLCALQVSWSEGRIVRVQPLVEGAAEPDGMLLPRLLEPHAHLDKAFSWSRYPNLRGTYAGAMAANFREHQTRTLEVVQERFERAMQLVWRHGLRAVRTHIDSLGPGAQCSWDAILDGASRWQDRVKVQPVALVPVAYWGTSEGEQLAAQVAESGGLLGGVISPPCSGRASRQELKHLLALADRHGCGVDLHIDEAGSEPAAGVLQLMRVLKRMPVSVPITCSHASSLSLLRASALQRLAERMALHNIRVVALPLTNGWLLGRQDFATPLRRPLAPIRQLQRAGVCVAVGGDNVQDPWFPAGNFDPLALIAASLAKAHLVPWERLGLSPFTTAAARLMEMEWDGVLRAGAPADAMQLPVQSWAEALAAPPERRLLVRGVWVQDST, from the coding sequence ATGATTCCTCGTTTTGGAGATGGCACTCTCAGTGCCTGGATTCCAAGGGGACTGGTCGAGCTCGACGATGAACGCGTGGGTACGCCAGCGCCGATCACACGTGCTGATGGCCTTTGTGCCTTGCAGGTGTCCTGGAGTGAAGGACGGATTGTGCGAGTCCAGCCTCTCGTTGAGGGAGCTGCGGAACCGGATGGGATGTTGCTTCCCCGTTTGCTGGAACCGCATGCGCATCTTGATAAGGCGTTTAGCTGGAGCCGCTATCCCAATCTCCGTGGCACCTATGCCGGAGCGATGGCGGCCAACTTCAGGGAACATCAGACCCGAACCCTCGAGGTGGTTCAAGAGCGCTTTGAGCGCGCCATGCAGTTGGTATGGCGCCATGGTCTACGCGCTGTACGCACCCATATCGACAGCCTTGGGCCTGGGGCCCAGTGCAGCTGGGACGCCATTCTGGACGGGGCCTCCCGTTGGCAAGATCGGGTCAAGGTTCAGCCGGTTGCCCTGGTTCCAGTGGCGTATTGGGGCACCTCAGAAGGGGAACAGCTGGCGGCTCAGGTGGCAGAGTCCGGGGGCTTGCTCGGCGGAGTGATCTCCCCGCCCTGCTCAGGGCGTGCCTCCCGCCAGGAGCTGAAACACCTTTTGGCGCTGGCCGACCGGCATGGATGCGGGGTGGATTTGCATATCGACGAAGCCGGTTCTGAACCTGCGGCCGGGGTGTTGCAGTTGATGCGTGTTCTCAAGCGGATGCCCGTTTCAGTGCCGATCACCTGCAGCCATGCCAGCAGCCTGTCGCTCCTCAGAGCATCTGCGTTGCAGCGGCTTGCTGAACGGATGGCGCTTCACAACATTCGAGTGGTGGCTCTCCCCCTGACCAATGGCTGGCTTTTAGGTCGGCAAGATTTCGCGACGCCTCTGCGGCGACCCTTGGCTCCGATTCGTCAGTTGCAGCGTGCTGGTGTGTGTGTGGCCGTCGGGGGTGACAACGTGCAGGATCCATGGTTCCCGGCTGGCAACTTTGACCCTTTGGCTTTGATTGCAGCAAGCCTGGCTAAGGCCCATCTGGTTCCCTGGGAGCGCTTGGGTCTTTCTCCCTTCACAACGGCGGCAGCGCGATTGATGGAGATGGAGTGGGACGGGGTACTCCGGGCGGGTGCCCCCGCTGATGCGATGCAGCTTCCCGTTCAAAGCTGGGCGGAAGCCTTGGCGGCACCTCCGGAACGTCGCTTGTTGGTGCGTGGAGTGTGGGTGCAGGATTCAACCTGA
- a CDS encoding DUF1611 domain-containing protein produces MPVLLLQHGGLTSLTGKTGLALLRHRRGPIAGVIDPEHAYGSLAEITGIDRPVPIVPDLAAALPYRPAVAVVGLAPSGGVLPDPVRRDGLAALRAGLSLASGLHALLGEDPDFEEACQDGQWIWDLRREPPAIQVAQARAAALSCQRVLAVGTDMAVGKMSACLALQAAAARHKRVCRFVGTGQAGILISGRGIPLDAVRVDFAAGAVEAAVLEAGSGLSERDLLVVEGQGSLCHPGSTATLPLMRGSQPTALLMVHRAGQSTIGRLPQVPLPPLKECISLYESLAAIARPRGSSPPPKVQAVALNTAALSAEEAQRSIHSCQDALGLPCDDPIRNQADGLLKVFLNR; encoded by the coding sequence ATGCCTGTGCTGCTGCTTCAGCACGGTGGTCTCACATCCCTAACTGGGAAGACAGGTCTTGCACTGTTGCGACATCGACGGGGGCCGATTGCCGGTGTCATTGACCCCGAGCACGCCTACGGCTCCCTGGCTGAGATCACAGGGATTGATCGCCCTGTGCCGATTGTGCCCGATCTGGCTGCGGCATTGCCCTATCGCCCTGCTGTTGCTGTGGTTGGCTTAGCTCCCTCCGGTGGAGTTTTGCCCGACCCGGTGCGACGGGATGGCCTGGCCGCACTACGGGCCGGGCTGAGCCTGGCTAGTGGCTTGCACGCGCTATTGGGCGAGGACCCCGACTTCGAGGAGGCCTGTCAGGACGGGCAATGGATCTGGGATTTACGCCGGGAGCCCCCCGCTATTCAGGTAGCTCAGGCTCGGGCAGCTGCGCTCTCCTGTCAGCGCGTTCTAGCGGTGGGAACCGATATGGCTGTAGGAAAGATGAGTGCCTGTTTGGCACTGCAAGCGGCAGCAGCACGGCACAAGCGGGTGTGCAGGTTTGTTGGAACCGGTCAGGCTGGAATTTTGATCAGCGGTCGGGGCATTCCTTTGGATGCGGTGCGTGTGGACTTTGCGGCAGGTGCTGTGGAAGCGGCTGTTCTAGAAGCAGGCTCGGGATTGTCAGAACGGGATTTATTGGTGGTGGAAGGGCAAGGCTCGCTCTGTCACCCAGGCTCGACTGCCACGCTTCCCTTGATGCGCGGCAGTCAACCAACGGCTTTGCTGATGGTGCATCGGGCGGGTCAGTCCACAATCGGGCGACTGCCGCAGGTACCGCTGCCCCCCTTGAAGGAGTGCATCAGTCTTTATGAATCGCTGGCAGCGATTGCACGCCCTCGAGGCTCATCTCCTCCTCCGAAGGTTCAAGCCGTTGCCCTCAACACAGCGGCCTTGTCGGCCGAGGAGGCACAGAGATCGATCCACTCTTGCCAAGACGCTCTAGGCCTTCCCTGCGACGATCCCATCCGCAATCAGGCAGACGGCCTACTCAAAGTCTTTCTTAATCGTTGA
- a CDS encoding pentapeptide repeat-containing protein, with the protein MRNQTLRSLFALALLALMTALPFPVIALDTSTGVGLQDRALFQERVDYTLTNQSGGDFHGQDLVNTSFAGATGRKADFSDANLQGTIFTQAEFPEANFHGANLSDALMDRADFSKTDLRDALLLGVIASGSSFAGADIEGADFTDALLDREDQRRLCQDADGVNSSSGVSTRDSLDC; encoded by the coding sequence ATGCGCAACCAGACTCTGCGCTCCCTGTTCGCTCTTGCTCTGCTGGCGCTCATGACAGCTCTGCCATTCCCGGTGATCGCACTCGATACCTCCACTGGTGTGGGGCTTCAAGATCGAGCTTTATTCCAAGAGCGGGTGGATTACACCCTGACCAACCAGAGCGGCGGTGACTTCCACGGGCAGGACCTCGTCAACACATCCTTCGCCGGTGCGACAGGCAGGAAGGCTGATTTCAGCGACGCCAACCTGCAAGGAACGATCTTCACCCAAGCGGAATTCCCAGAAGCCAATTTCCATGGCGCCAACCTCAGTGATGCGCTCATGGATCGTGCCGATTTCTCCAAAACAGATCTTCGCGATGCCTTGCTTCTTGGCGTGATCGCTTCCGGAAGCAGCTTTGCCGGTGCAGACATCGAGGGCGCTGATTTCACGGATGCTTTATTGGATCGGGAGGATCAACGTCGGCTCTGTCAGGACGCTGATGGCGTCAATTCCAGCAGCGGTGTCTCCACCCGCGACAGCCTGGACTGCTGA
- a CDS encoding cell division protein FtsQ/DivIB, translated as MSPEASRKKGLRLGKRKSSGPLPPGVERRRRLRQERRQERLIQLWRLVFFLLTATGLSWLLLTLGWSLRSASQIQISGSQRMDETVVVKAAGLSFPQSLLSLEPGEIEAKLMQELPVQEVSVQRHLLPPGLDIQLVERRPVAAATRMGPRGIERGMVDGEAYWMPMDMAKQGEKPSSAVKVEGWISNRRAVIARILQQRDLLGRPLKTIQVEPAGGVSLRIETLGLVYLGANDALLDEQFITIAQLNQSLPPNLRGASNEGLDLSDPSQPELKLRPKPKPSTPGKVTDS; from the coding sequence GTGAGCCCGGAAGCTTCCAGAAAGAAAGGCCTTAGGCTCGGAAAACGCAAAAGCTCAGGCCCGCTGCCTCCTGGTGTGGAGCGGCGGCGAAGGCTGCGGCAAGAGCGAAGGCAAGAGCGCTTGATCCAATTGTGGAGGCTTGTTTTTTTTCTCCTCACGGCCACTGGATTGAGCTGGTTGTTGCTGACCCTGGGTTGGAGCCTGCGATCCGCTTCACAAATTCAGATCAGCGGAAGCCAGAGGATGGACGAAACCGTGGTGGTGAAAGCTGCAGGCCTCTCCTTTCCCCAATCCCTATTGAGCCTTGAGCCTGGTGAGATCGAGGCCAAATTGATGCAGGAGCTTCCTGTGCAGGAGGTGTCCGTTCAGCGGCACCTTCTCCCTCCAGGCCTCGACATCCAACTCGTTGAGCGACGCCCTGTCGCGGCTGCCACGCGGATGGGCCCCAGAGGAATCGAGCGGGGCATGGTGGACGGCGAGGCTTATTGGATGCCGATGGACATGGCCAAGCAGGGCGAGAAACCATCGAGCGCGGTGAAAGTCGAAGGCTGGATTTCCAATCGTCGCGCCGTCATTGCCCGCATTCTTCAACAACGAGACCTGCTGGGTCGACCACTCAAAACCATTCAGGTGGAACCCGCTGGTGGCGTGAGTTTGCGCATTGAAACGCTTGGACTTGTCTATCTCGGCGCCAATGATGCCCTTTTAGATGAGCAATTCATAACCATTGCGCAACTCAATCAAAGCCTCCCTCCCAACTTGCGCGGCGCGTCCAACGAAGGCCTCGATCTCAGTGATCCAAGCCAACCTGAACTGAAGTTACGGCCGAAGCCCAAGCCATCAACCCCTGGGAAAGTCACCGATTCTTGA
- the miaB gene encoding tRNA (N6-isopentenyl adenosine(37)-C2)-methylthiotransferase MiaB, whose product MTTFGCQMNKADSERMAGILESMGYQEANAELDADLVLYNTCTIRDNAEQKVYSYLGRQAIRKRTNPNLTLVVAGCVAQQEGESLLRRVPELDLVMGPQHANRLETLLTQVQTGQQVVATEDHHILEDLTTARRDSSTCAWVNVIYGCNERCTYCVVPSVRGKEQSRLPNSIVLEMEGLAARGFKEITLLGQNIDAYGRDLPGITAEGRRQHTLTDLLHQVHDVEGIERLRFATSHPRYFTERLIDACADLPKVCEHFHIPFQSGDNELLKAMARGYTVERYRRIIDRIRKRMPDAAISADVIVAFPGETDAQYRRTLALIEEIGFDQVNTAAYSPRPNTPAADWNNQLSEEVKVARLQEINALVESTAKERNARYAGRIEQVLAEGMNPKDPSQLMGRTRSNRLTFFSAESPNGITHRAGDLVDVRIDQVRSFSLTGTPVIN is encoded by the coding sequence ATCACCACGTTTGGCTGCCAGATGAACAAGGCCGATTCCGAACGGATGGCAGGAATTCTGGAAAGCATGGGCTACCAGGAAGCCAACGCCGAACTGGACGCCGATCTCGTTCTCTACAACACCTGCACCATTCGCGACAACGCCGAACAGAAGGTGTACAGCTATTTGGGTCGCCAGGCCATCCGCAAGCGAACCAATCCCAATCTCACCTTGGTGGTGGCAGGTTGCGTCGCGCAACAAGAGGGAGAATCCCTACTGCGCCGAGTTCCAGAGCTGGATTTGGTCATGGGACCCCAGCACGCCAATCGCCTCGAAACCCTGCTCACACAAGTCCAAACTGGACAGCAGGTCGTCGCGACTGAAGACCATCACATCCTCGAAGACCTCACCACCGCCAGGCGCGACAGCAGCACCTGCGCTTGGGTGAATGTGATCTACGGCTGCAACGAGCGTTGCACGTATTGCGTGGTGCCCTCGGTTCGTGGCAAAGAGCAATCCCGCCTGCCTAACTCCATCGTTTTGGAGATGGAAGGATTGGCAGCGCGTGGGTTCAAAGAGATCACCCTGCTCGGTCAAAACATCGATGCCTATGGACGCGATCTACCAGGCATCACCGCCGAGGGCCGACGCCAACACACCCTCACGGATCTCCTTCACCAAGTGCATGACGTCGAGGGCATCGAACGCCTGCGTTTTGCCACGAGTCACCCGAGATATTTCACCGAGCGACTGATTGATGCCTGCGCTGACCTTCCGAAAGTGTGCGAACACTTCCATATCCCTTTCCAAAGCGGTGATAACGAGCTTTTAAAAGCGATGGCCCGCGGATACACCGTTGAGCGTTACCGGCGCATCATTGATCGCATTCGCAAGCGCATGCCCGATGCAGCCATCAGCGCTGATGTGATCGTGGCCTTCCCTGGAGAAACAGATGCGCAATACAGACGCACCCTGGCGTTGATTGAAGAGATTGGCTTTGACCAAGTGAACACAGCTGCCTATTCGCCAAGGCCCAACACCCCCGCTGCGGACTGGAACAATCAGCTCTCTGAGGAGGTCAAAGTCGCACGCCTTCAAGAGATCAATGCTCTGGTGGAATCCACAGCAAAAGAACGGAACGCTCGCTATGCCGGTCGGATTGAGCAAGTGCTTGCAGAGGGAATGAATCCCAAAGATCCAAGCCAGCTCATGGGGCGGACGCGCTCCAACAGGCTCACCTTCTTCTCTGCTGAATCCCCCAACGGCATCACGCATCGTGCGGGAGATCTAGTCGATGTTCGAATCGATCAAGTTCGCTCCTTCTCCCTTACTGGCACACCGGTGATCAACTGA
- a CDS encoding dipeptide epimerase, giving the protein MVWSLRRFSLTKAVPLAISRGTTAQVEHLELTFRLDGCSGRGETGGFDTGHRAFRTDDLASELEALMPKLGDLDPADRQRLSPLLEPLSPPARCAVDLALWDWWGQRLGQPVWRLFGLDGSRPVATSVTLGLGSVDEVVSRLHRWWRQLPATRIKLKLGSADGCDHDRALLEAVAQALQEHGQQQQQQMELQVDANGGWSLDEAKAMQASLQQAGVVLLEQPMAAVLDPERDTAAFAALKPHCAMPLVADESCWDLQDLLRLAPHVDGVNLKLLKSGGLSEAWLMAQVAQRLDLDLMIGCYSDSLLLNGAAAQLLPLIRWPDLDSHLNLVDDPYQGLKLVGDQMRAPAAAGLGITRA; this is encoded by the coding sequence ATGGTCTGGTCTCTTCGGCGCTTTTCTCTCACCAAAGCGGTGCCGCTCGCCATTAGCCGCGGAACCACAGCCCAGGTGGAACATCTCGAGCTCACCTTTCGCCTGGATGGCTGCAGCGGTCGCGGCGAAACGGGAGGGTTTGATACCGGACATCGTGCTTTCAGGACCGATGACTTGGCCTCGGAGCTCGAGGCGTTGATGCCAAAACTGGGCGATCTTGACCCTGCGGATCGCCAGCGACTTTCTCCCCTGCTAGAGCCGTTGTCTCCCCCGGCCCGTTGTGCTGTGGACCTCGCTCTTTGGGATTGGTGGGGGCAACGGCTGGGACAGCCGGTGTGGCGATTGTTCGGTCTCGATGGCAGTCGCCCTGTTGCCACCAGCGTGACCTTGGGGCTCGGGTCAGTCGATGAGGTTGTGAGTCGCCTTCATCGTTGGTGGCGGCAGTTACCGGCAACGCGCATCAAGCTCAAGCTCGGCAGTGCTGATGGCTGCGATCACGATCGGGCCCTGTTGGAGGCGGTAGCCCAGGCTTTGCAGGAGCACGGCCAACAGCAGCAGCAGCAGATGGAGCTTCAAGTGGATGCCAACGGTGGGTGGAGTCTCGATGAGGCAAAGGCGATGCAGGCCTCTCTGCAACAGGCCGGGGTGGTGTTGCTTGAGCAGCCGATGGCGGCAGTGCTCGATCCCGAGCGTGATACGGCTGCCTTTGCGGCGCTCAAGCCCCATTGCGCCATGCCCCTTGTGGCCGACGAGAGCTGTTGGGATCTGCAGGATTTGCTGCGCCTTGCCCCTCACGTGGATGGGGTGAATCTCAAATTGCTGAAAAGTGGAGGGCTCAGTGAAGCTTGGCTGATGGCCCAGGTTGCTCAGCGCTTGGATCTGGATCTGATGATTGGCTGTTACTCCGACAGCCTCTTGCTCAATGGGGCGGCTGCCCAGCTGCTGCCCTTGATCCGCTGGCCTGATCTCGACAGCCATCTCAATCTTGTGGATGACCCTTATCAAGGGCTCAAATTGGTGGGAGATCAAATGCGAGCACCAGCTGCTGCTGGGCTTGGGATCACCCGCGCGTGA
- a CDS encoding DUF4359 domain-containing protein codes for MAAVLALAASGVALAFTNPSPEDFKSYAGGQLVSVISDELCEGGLPMVLQLWVKDCPRLIRDQEPALAELAGQFSRRLNLGLFSIYTTELGGQDLLPTLRLPEYSVMTLGIAGQFVILQAKSDAGKIE; via the coding sequence GTGGCAGCCGTTTTGGCATTGGCCGCCTCTGGTGTGGCACTCGCCTTCACCAATCCCTCTCCTGAGGACTTCAAGAGCTACGCGGGCGGCCAACTCGTCTCCGTGATCAGCGATGAGTTGTGTGAGGGTGGATTGCCGATGGTGTTGCAGCTTTGGGTGAAAGATTGCCCGCGCTTGATTCGTGATCAGGAGCCAGCCTTGGCTGAGCTCGCTGGTCAATTCAGCCGACGTCTCAACCTTGGCTTGTTCAGCATTTACACCACTGAGCTGGGTGGACAGGACTTACTCCCCACCTTGCGTCTTCCTGAGTATTCGGTCATGACCCTCGGAATCGCCGGCCAATTTGTCATCCTTCAAGCCAAGAGTGACGCCGGCAAGATCGAATGA